AGATTAGGATTTACTCAATTTGGATCATCAATTAGTTGTTTAAATTTTGCAATAACTCTTGTATAAAATTCAGTTGGATTACCAGCTAATTGATCTGCTATCTTATAAACATCTGATTCTTTTGCATTTAATAAATTAGGTAAAAAGTTTTGATTAGCAAGGAAATTTTGTTTTAGACCTTTTAATCCATTTTGTCTATTTTTTTCAATATACTCTGGAGTTACCTCAGCAGAAATAACATGGTCAGCTATGTCATTTCGATAAGGATTTCTATTTGCTATTTTATCATCAATATCTTTTTGAGATACTTTCCTTGTTCTTGGTGTTCTAACTTTAACTTTTATATCAACACCACCAAATTTAACTATTTTATCAACTATTTGACCCTCTTTTGCTTCATCACTAGGTTTGCTTTGTCTTATAGGAGGGGTTTTTTTAGGCTCTTCAACTTTAGGTTGAGGTGGTAAGGGTTTAGGCTGTGGTTTAGGTATTGGTTTAGGAATTTCGGGTTTAGGAAGAGGAGCAGGTTTAGGCTCTGGCTTTGGCTTTGGCTCTGGTTTTGGTTCTGGCTCAGGCTCGGGCTTAGGCTCAGGTTTGGGTTCTGGTTTTGGCTCTGGTTTAGGTTCAGGTTCAGGTTCAGGTAAAGGTTGAGGTTCTTCTTTAGGTTTTTCAGGCTCTGGAAGAGGCTCTTGAATTTCAGGAAGATTAAAATCAGTATTAGAAGGAGCTGCTTGTCTATAATCAAGATTATTTTTTGGAATTAATTTAATTTGATCAGGATCTGTATCTCGTAAAAGTTCATTATGTTCATTGGAATTTTTGTTATTAGAAAAATAAATTAATGCAGCAGAACCTACAGAAAGGGGCAAAGTTGCAGATAATATAAACAACAATTTTTTTCTGGTTTTTCCAGTTTTAAAAATTTTCATAATAGAAATTCCTTTCTTTATTAATTATTAATTAAGTAAAAATTTTACCATTTTTTTAAAAAAATCTAGGTTTTTAAAGTGCTTTAGGAACATTTTTGTTCATTTATTTACAAATTAAAATGTTTTTTTACATAGAATTGTCAGGAATTTTAATTAAGTTTTAAGGATATAAAACTCATTAATATTATAATACTTAATTATTTTTTTAAATTTTTTAAATTAGTCTGGCAACTATTATAAAAAATATTTTTTCAAATTAATAAAAAGTTTTAGATTTAGTTTTTATTTTTTTAAAAGTTTTTAAAACTTAAAATCTTTAAAGCTATAAATAAAGAAAAATTAAAAATAATTTAAAATGTTTATGAATATCTATTTATATTGTAGAAAGGTTAATTAAATGAATAAAACAAAAGAACAAAGATTAAAAGAACTAACAACTTTGCAATACAAAGTAACTCAAGAAGGTCAAACCGAAAAAGCCTTTGATAATGAATATAACAATCATTATGAAGAGGGTATTTATGTAGACATAGTTGATGGAACTCCTCTTTTTAAATCTCAAGATAAATACAACTCAGGATCTGGATGACCTGCTTTTACTAGTCCTATTAAAAAGGATGAAATTGTTGAAAATGCTGATTTTTCTTATGGCCTAAGAAGAGTTGAAGTTAAATCAAAAAACGCTCAATCTCATCTTGGACATGTTTTTACAGATGGTCCAAAAGATAAAGGTGGTCTAAGATATTGTATAAATTCAGCTGCTTTAAGATTTATTCCAAAAAAAGACTTAGAAAAAGAAGGCTACAAAGAATATTTAAAATTATTTGAAGACTAGTTTTTTTTAAAAATAACTACTTCAATTTCAAAAAAGCACTTAGTTTAATCAAAACAAGCTAAGTGCTTTTTTATATCTTTTAAAAAAGTTAAAAAAATAATTAAAATGCCTTTGACATCTTAATTATTTATTTGTTAAATAGTTTTTTAATTATTTAATTAGTTTTGTTGAGCAACTATAGGATTTAAACTAACAATAGAACTATAGTAAGGTTTATTTACAAATTTAATTCTAATTGCATGAATTTTATCCTTTTTAATTATTACATGTTCTCTAACTAGTCCACGCTTGAAATCTTCATTTGTAGTTTTT
The sequence above is a segment of the Mycoplasmopsis pulmonis genome. Coding sequences within it:
- the msrB gene encoding peptide-methionine (R)-S-oxide reductase MsrB, coding for MNKTKEQRLKELTTLQYKVTQEGQTEKAFDNEYNNHYEEGIYVDIVDGTPLFKSQDKYNSGSGWPAFTSPIKKDEIVENADFSYGLRRVEVKSKNAQSHLGHVFTDGPKDKGGLRYCINSAALRFIPKKDLEKEGYKEYLKLFED